The Arachis hypogaea cultivar Tifrunner chromosome 19, arahy.Tifrunner.gnm2.J5K5, whole genome shotgun sequence genome has a window encoding:
- the LOC112775237 gene encoding uncharacterized protein, protein MFYGAVVWDPWLIVAQIVCLQCLYYITLGILLSLLVGTRVSRLSLVYFFDYATITTSTVTGWCVIAAILISSVAGAIYMLYLIERAKKCLDFSATLYIIHLFICIVYGGWPSSITWWIVNGTGLAAMALLGEYLCIRRELREIPITRYRSNV, encoded by the exons ATGTTCTATGGTGCGGTGGTATGGGATCCTTGGCTCATTGTTGCTCAGATTGTGTGTCTGCAATGCTTGTACTATATAACTCTGGGAATCTTGTTGTCCTTGCTTGTTGGAACTCGCGTGTCTCGGCTGAGCCTAGTGTATTTCTTTGACTATGCTACCATCACTACCTCCACGGTTACCGGTTGGTGTGTTATTGCTGCGATTCTGATCAGCTCAGTTGCAGG GGCCATATATATGCTTTATTTGATTGAAAGAGCAAAAAAGTGCTTGGATTTTTCAGCCACTCTCTACATCATTCATCTTTTCATATGCATTGTATATGGAGGCTGGCCCTCTTCTATAACATGGTGGATTGTGAATGGTACGGGACTTGCAGCAATGGCTTTACTAGGTGAATATCTGTGCATCAGGCGTGAACTCCGGGAGATACCTATAACACGATATCGTTCAA ATGTTTGA